ATACTGAACCGTTTCCTGCATCGCACCCAGATGGACGGGAATGTGCGGTGCGTTCGAAACGAGCCCTCCGTCCGGTCCGAACAAAGCGCACGAGAAATCGAGCCGTTCCTTGATGTTGGTTGAGATGGAGGTACGTTGCAGGACACGTCCCATCTGTTCGGCGATGCTCATGAACCGATGGTTAAAGATACTTAACTGCACCGCATCCAAACGTTCGTCCACCTTCGGGCGATTGTTTCCGGTACCGATTTCGATCGTAAGATCACCACGCCGAGTAACGATCGCCCTAGAGCCTGGTTCGATCACAATCGTCGAAAGTCGATCGATTATTATGGCTGGCCCATCGATCCGATGTCCATAACGCAGCTTGGCACAATCGTACACCGGTGTAACGAGTCTTCCGGCCACTTCATGGCCACTTCCTTCCTCGAAGTAGGCAACGGTTGTTTTCTCCGGATAAATCGGACCAGTTGCATCCGGTATGTCCGGTTCGGTAAAGAGTGATGCACGGCCACAACCACGCACCCGTATATCGTCCACCAAGATCCGGCGTCCCTCCAGCACGAACCCAAACTCACTCTTGTACCGTTCCCGGAACGTTCGCCCAAAGTCCCCGAACCCGTACACCGTGTGGTCCGCATTCTCGACTACCCGATCCGGTGCACACATCAGCGCACAGTCCGTCCCTTCGTACCGTAGATGAAGGTACGGTTCGAGCGTAATTGATCCTTCATCCGCCAGGGAAAAGCCTTGCGCTTCCAGCTGTTCCACACAGCGTGCCGAGAGTACGTGCAACCGTTCCTTCAGTGCTGCTCGATTATCCGGACATAGCTCCAATCCGCAAGGTTCCTGCGTTTCGTGCACCACATCCGCCAGTGCCATCCCGTAGGCGGACAAAATGCCCGCATACTTGTGCAACACGACCCTTCCCATGCCGAGTTGCTTCGCGATACTGCAAGCGTGCTGGCCACCGGCACCACCAAAGCATGCCAACACGTGCCTGGACGTGTCGTATCCACGTGCCTGCGTTAGTGCACGAATCGGACGGCACATGGCTTCGTTAGCAACCCGCACAAAGCCCATTGCAACTTGCTCGAGCGTAAGTGGGCCACCGTCATCACCAGACGTTGCTAAATGTTCGTTAATCTCCGCCCGCAGCTCTTCAAACGCAGCCCGTGTCGCTTCGTAATCGAGCGGTTCATTTTCGTTCGGTCCAAAGATGGCCGGGAAGTACTCCGGTAGTAGCCGACCGAGGATAAGATTCGCGTCGGTAACAGTCAGCGGACCACCCTTACGATAGCACGTTGGCCCGGGATGAGCGCCGGCCGATTCCGGTCCTACAACGAACAAACCGGATCGGAAAAATAATCGTGATCCACCCCCAGCGGCCACCGTATTAATATCGAGCTGAGGCGCTTGTATCGTAACGCCAGCCGTTGTACTTTCAATCACGTGCTCATACGTCCCTGCGTACCGTGACACATCGGTCGATGTACCACCCATATCGAACCCGATCAATGGTGGCGCTGGATCCTCACCTGCGTCACGCACACCCGTTACCGCGTAACCAACCACTCCGCCCGCTGGTCCGCTTAGAATTGCACGAGCACCACGAAAATGTTCCATCCTCGTGAGGCCACCATCGCTCTGCATGAACAGTACATCGGCTCCACGCAGCTGATCACGGAACCCACTCCGGAACCCATCCAGATAGCGTTCGACGTGCGGTGTTAGGTATGCTTCGGCACAAGCGGTAAATCCACGCGCTACCAGCCTGCACATGGGCATCGCTTGGTGCGACAGTGTGACATGCTGAAAGCCGAGCTCTTGTGCGATACGACCAACTCGCAGCTCATGCTCTGGGCAGGCGTAACTGTGCGCGAGTACAATGGCGAGTGAGTTGATGCCGGTTGTCTCTCGTACATCTGCCAGCTTCGTCCGCAGATCGTCCTCATCGAGCGGGACCATTTCGAGATACGTGTACTCCGATGCGCCGGTTAGCTTTCTCCAACTGGAGGATCCCTCACCAAGCTGGCAGGTCCCTTCCTGGGCCGGGACTAGGCGGGCATCGATTTCGATTACTTCTTTATACAGATTGGCCGGTTTTTGGATGTTCTGTGGAGGAGAGATGGAGAATTTGTAGTTGTTGAGGCTTGTTACATTTCGCTTTATTATATCAGTGCAACAAGATCACACACATTCTGTTCGCGGAACCCATCTGAGGAAGAAAATCGTCATAGTACTTTTGCACTTGAATAAGGATGGATAATAGCGACTTGCAACATTCGAATATTGCTTGTTCTGACTTAGGGGATAACATACAAGTCTCCTACCCTTTATTTTGGATGATTATTCATTCAAACTAGTGATTTTTTAGAATCAATAAATGGCAATAAAGGTAAACAATGCCAAACGAAGCTCAAAAAGACTTGGGATTGGAGATCGGTTAACTGTCGTGGTTCAAGTCCTTTGTGACAGATTGTCAACCACTGTACCTCTCGTGATCGTGATCCCCTTTTTCTGAAGTCCTTGTATTGTTGTTGGGTTCGATCTTCCCTGGAATACGCAGCTCTAGTCTAGTCCCCACCAGCCTGGTGGGGACTAAACAATGGACAATGGTAGGACCCCCAATGGTGATGGCCAGACTGGAGAGTGTTCAAAGCAAATTTACGCTTGTAGATGTTCGATGCTTCTTTGCCGGTTATCATCTAAATCTCCCTCCCTATCCTGTCCGTTGTCGGCTTCTTGGGTCATTGAAGAAAGATAATTGAACATCCGTCCAACGGACAACAACACTTACCCCACCTGTTCGACTACAATGTTCTTTTGTTTCGATTACGTATTCGTCTTCGTGAATCCTCTACCTCATCTTCCCATTAGGcattcaagatttttttttcgttaattcTTAGCGGATAATGTaccaaaataagtaaataaataattcagtCCAGCTATCTCAAAGTGTTCAGTTCAGCATCTGATTTTCTTAGACTACATCTTCTCGAATGGAACTAGGTTGATAATTTATAACGACCCATCTTGTCGTAGATGGATGTAGACAGCGTCCACTTACGGTgctaaaactaaataaatattcgCTGACAACCACCTCTACGGCATAGGGAAGTATAAGATAAGCATCCGCTTCTCATCAGCATGTTTGGCGAGATGTCAAGAGAAGGTGGTGCGATGTATAATTCCCCCATGGCAGccaaatgtattttttcctgcTCATTTTAAGTTGGTGGACAACGTCCAAGAAAAATGTCCTCTGTCGGATTCATGAAAGTAGAGCATGCGGTACTTACCAGCTGGAAAATGTTCGGTCTCGCCTGATTGCCTATCTGCAGCAGGTCCCGAAATCCCTTGTTTACCACCAACGCCACCGGATCGCCAGCCCGCTCGAGTAGTGCGTTGGTGGCCACAGTGGTACCCATCCGTACCCAGCCAATCAGTCCTGTATCGATCAGTCCATCCACAGTCAGGGCACGGCCCGTTTCCTGCTGTAGAATGCGCCGTATGCCTTCGGTCGGTGCATCCGGATAGTTGGCCGGATCGACGGAAAGCAGCTTCAGCGTACGGACGGTACGGTCCGGTGTAATGCACAGCACATCCGTAAAGGTGCCGCCACGGTCAATCGCAAAATTGTACTTTCCTCTGTCCATTTCTCGATTGAtaagcactcacacacaacacagaaaCACAAGAACGCTTTGGACACAAGCAATGAGAATGTTACTGATTCCGTTCAACTGAAGTGTAGCAGCGTCAGTGACTGATTAGAAGAGGAATCCCTCACCACCAAGATCCAAGCTGGAAGTAATCTGAAAACGAAGAATAGACATTACACGGTGGACCTCACAGATAAGACAAGAGAGCCAAACAAAGCCTACCGCGATATACACCGGGTGCTGCTGCGAGCACAACGAACACGGCTACTTCGATAAATCACGTCCGGGAGAACTGTTTTCAGTGCGCACTAGTTGTCGCAGGCATCAATACGCGATGACACCAACAaactgcagcagcaaaaagggtCTCTGTGCATtatgcaaaatgcaaacaccAGCGTTCCAGGACACCCCGTATGTGTGCACTTCTTCAAGATAGAAGCAGAAATCTTCTTTTGTGTTTAACCTTTCTAGCTTTCTGTAAACTGGTTACCTGCCGCAAGGGTGAAAGAATAAGTTTTTCTGCTGCTCCGCAATAAAATGCCCACGGCCTGCCTTGTCTCCGTGCAACAGTGTCTTACTTTCTGTTGCTGTCTATTTTGATGCGCAAAGATTCAGCATCttcgtgcatgtgtgtgcgtgtctccGGGTGTGCTGTTATCTCATCTGTCaaaggtgtttttgtttgggttttgtaCAGCTACAGTGCTGTACCAAATCGAAGCGACACCACGCTTCCGATGCATGACGGGAATTCGAATCTTTCTAGGAATTTTCGGAATCTTCCGTGTTCCGAGTCTGTCAACACTAGTGGGACCCAGTGATGTTATGAACCAATCGTTCAGCATTCCGTTGGATACGTCTTTGAGGAAACCTTttgcatccaacgatatgcttTTAATTTCGATCGGACCATAAATGAGggagttatcgttgattttccacgggaatgctttggTTTTTCTGCAATTACTGGGCGGAGGGTGGAGAGATTGTGTTGGGGTAATCTACAGAAAGGTGGACGACCCtaagatgcatccaacggtatgctgaaCGTCCTGATCGGACCGTAAATGAGCGatttatcgttgattttccacgggaatgctttagTACcgccgcaataactgggcggtaGGAGGAAGGATCAGGTTAGAGTATTCTACAGAAAGGTGGATGGCCCTAAATGGTCGATTTTCCGcgattgtttttctatttcctATTCTATTGTTTTTCGTAATAATCgtgtgaaggggtggaggaatcgggttTGGGGTATTCGACAAAAAGTTGCGATCGGTATGCGaaacatcccgatcggtccaggaatggccgagttatcatcgattttccacgggaaggttgtagtttttccgcaataactgggcgggcgTGGTGGGATCGGATTGGggttttttacaaaaagttgtgcggtctaAAGACTCAGCTAACGGTACACGGAACATTCCGATCGATCTAGTAATGGctgagttatcgtcgattttctaCGGGAATGCAGCTGGCGGAACTTCCCgagagtttttggaaaatccccCTCAGTTcccttttatttaaaaaacacgTTGCGGAGGTTTCTTTAACGgatatttaaagaaataaacaaaattgagaATGCATTACATAAAATTGAAGAGCACACttaaattgtgccggaaaaatatATGTCATGACAGAAAGAAagggattggaaaataattattttccaatccctTTATAAAACTTCCAACTGCTACCTCCtcgcctggtatgctctcctgattTCCCTTTTCGAATTTCGCCGCatcgaaatttggtcggttgtgcACTAATTTCCGACCAGTAACgtctggtagtaacaggagagcatgcatccAAGGAGGCTGATATCGTGctgcaatttttcaatttcaaatttaaattccgtctttaattgaaatttttcaaaagctttATAGTAATCCTTTCTGCGCCTAACAGTACGCAATGTGCTTTATACATTTAAGCAACTTTAGCATGCTATAATTTATAAGCATTTTATGCGCCGCTAAGTATGCAAACCGCAAAGCGCTAGGCGGTGTTTTTTCTCCTACTAGCTAAGCGAAATTCGATGTTTTTCCGGTAAAATGCAACCTCCTGCACTAGTATGTTCTCCTGTGACTCGAAACCaaattttgctgcaaaatttGTTGCGCACAAGCGGGATCGGAATATAtgtttggaatgaaaattttctttccttctttattGATAGAAATTTACATTGTCGTTAATTGGCCttacttatttttttactatttgtttTGACAAGTAAaactgtatttttattttttatttagtttaataCTTACGGCTCGGATCCCTAGAAGATAGAATGTAGAACATTGCTATCTTAAGCTATTCGCAATACGAACAATTGAATAAAAGGTTTAAGGTTTTCGGATTTCGGAGTTTGCGGGTGCAAAGGTAGGTTTTAACGGGGCTTGaatagtaatttaaaaaaaaacacacacatcaaaaTCATTTCCGTGCACCAATTCCCATCAGGGGTGTCAAATTACGCTCTAATTGCTACGATAATTTAAGTGACAAACTACACAAAAGCAACTAAAAAgccatttaattttaaatcaaacatttgTCATCTTCCTTTGCCGGAGAAAAAACCCCttcgagggaaaaaaaacattatccgTTGGTAGGTTTGTATTtcaatgccttttttttttgtttgtttgttttgccataCGATTAGGTACACACTACATTTACGCTGCACTAATATATTGTAGTTGTCTCTGAGCCAtgcatccttttttgttttattttttgcttccttcatgTGTGAGGAGGACGAGTGTTGGTGTAAATTTaggtatgtgtatgtgtttttatgtAAGCTAAAAATGGAATTAATAATGCCGAGATTACAATACGCATTTATGATGCCTCACAATTAGGGTCCGGTTGAAGGGGAAAATgagcaagagaaagagagagagagagaacattAAAACAAACGCCTTTTCAAAGTAATGtattctcacacacacacacacacacacacacaaacaaacaaatgattgGTGTGTGCCATACGTGTGTTCTGTCGATTTTAGTCATCTCTCCCCGTCTACTTATCTAGTTTCGCATTGAGGTTAGGTTTTTACTCGGCTACACACTCTACAGCACAACTGCTACTACTGGTTGTGGTACTCGATTTGCTTCTTCCGTCTTATGTTATAAGGATTTGCGTTTCTATTAAACATGACTGTGTTTTGTAATGTATTGTTtgcatttctgttttgtttaaaatcctAAACCAttcctgtttgtttgttctcgTTCTCGCAGTTCatttgcttgtgtttttttagttGTAATATTTCTACAATCTACCCTTTGTTTCGTTAGCtatgtttgttttcatatacatgtatatatataatcttttttttcttaaatgtgtTGCCTTTCTATTCTTAATGTTATTTGTGTTGTATATATTGTTCTGCttttgttctctttctctctctctctctctcctctctcCCCTTGCCTATTTGAAATTATGATGTTGTTTATATCCTTTTATGTTTTccgtatttttcttctttttgttgtgaGAGATACATGTACGTGTTTTGATAAACATATCGATAGGTGTATAGATCGACGTTGTGATTTTCCGTTTAAATTGCTTATTTTACTGTTCCTGTTACAATATCCTAGAGGGTTCGTGTTCCTTGGCTTTCTatctgtgtgttgtgtgtgttcgaatgcatttttttcctatttgaaACATATGATTCAGCCTAACTCAACAATGTCTTTAGTAGTGTGATGTTTGCATCAGAGTTATTTTCTTGTTCCTCGCATTTCATAACATTCTATATGCTACGCTAGCAATTTTCATACTTTACATAAGATATAACATAGTTGACCATACACCGTTTGCTTCCGCATGCCCCTATAACATTATACCGCGAAAACGTATTTCCTCCGTTTGATTATTTCATAGGCTTTTTATGCTTCACACTATAACATAACTGCTTTtagagaaaaaatagaaaaggtCACAAATTAATCACACAGCATTTTACTGTTtactgctgcttttttttacttcacacacacacattcatcaGTATAACcctattaaaaacaaaacatgcagCTAGCAGTCGCATTGCAGAAGCGCAGCCCCAAAAGTAACGCTCACTAGAGAGTAAGTTTCATTATAAAAGAAAGCCGGAAAGGGGACTAAAACGAGTCAAACAACAAGTAAAAAGTATGATAAATTATTAGATAAAGTAATCGTGCGTCTGCGTGCGTGTCTCGCTGCGTAAATGATATGATAAAGTAGtgtacaaataataaaaatgaaaagtatGATGAACGAagatcgcaaaaaaaaggataataaaaatctaacaataaaaatgtgttgtgttggcactcgtcagttttttttttcctttaaattatgGTCTCCTCTTCACTTATACGagtacacacactcaaacacacatcctCGACGACCCACGGTCCAGATCGAACTGGCCAACGAGTTTAATTCGTCGCCGCGGTAACATTCTGCTTGCAGCAACTTTCGCTTGCCCTCGATGCTTCCGAGCTACATTCGGTCGCTAGCAACGATTGGATCTGGCTCATGCTGGTAATCCGATcgcgcatcatcatcgtagCGGCGGCCGTTACATTCGTACGGTGTAGGAACCCGTTGGAATCGTCGCTCAGCGTACCGCTCGTACCGTTTACTGTCGACGATCCGGTTATGCTGTTGGTGGTCAcattgctactgctgccaACACCTCCATTACCACCGTGCGTGGAGGAGGAAGACGTTAGCGCGGTACCGGACGAGAGGGAGGAACTGTTATTAGCAGGAACCGTCGTCATGGAGGAGATCCGCTGGTAGCATGGACCACACAGTCGAACCGGTTGATAGAGCCGCTCTTCCGGCAAATGGGCCGTGTACTCGGAACAATCCGCACAGAAGATCTGTCCACACGACCGGCAGTGATGTTTGCGCCGTCCGAGCCAAAACTCCGTCTGGCAGGTGGTGCATCGTGTTACGGCATGATCCGGCACCCAGAGCACGCTGGTGCTACCGCCAACACCGCTACTGCTGTACTGCATCTGCTGGGACGAGTTGGCACCGGATGACGGGGCGCTCCGATCATCGACCGCTTCCCACGAACAGTTTGATGCATTTTCGTTCATTGAATCCACCatctggaaaggaaaatgggagacaaaacaaaaaaaacaattagaaaAATAAGCTTTAAAAGTAAGATAAGatataaaagaaaaccctCCGAaagacaaaatacaaaatgtataTTAGTAAAGGTACATGTAATGCAAGCATCCGAGTTCATCCGAAAAGTTAACGGTTCATTTCAATCGTTTACAGTTCATCGTTCAGATATGCACGTTCTGTAGAACCTTTATGCGTTCTATCCCCACCTCTCTCACATAGCCTCGATAGCGCAGTCGGTAGCGCGTAAGTCTCATAATCTTAAGGTCGTGAGTTCGATCCTCACTCGGGGCagattccttttttccttttttcaatttcaaacccATGCGCAGAAAGAGCAATTTTAACATGTTTTGGTTAATTTCGTtagaaaacaaaccgaaactagcaatttttttacaattctttTTCCAAGTGGATATTAGTGATGGCAcagagaaagagtgagagaagatTAGTCCCGTTTTACATAACGATGCATGCAGTAAAATGGTAGAAAAGTTATTGCAAAACGCATCACTGACCAGTTGGGAGGATAATTCAGCATCCTCATTCTCATCCTCATCACTATCctcaccgccaccaccaccatcaccactacCATCGTCAAACTcccgtttttcttctccgcAATACCGGATACTGTCAGTGCTGTCGGAAAGCTTTAGCTGTATAGTCTTTCCTCTCCCCAGTGCATTGCCAATGTCACTATCAGCAGCATCTAAAATCACACTACTGCAGCTACtactatttttcttctcttcatcGTCAGTGTCACTATCGGCGTAATACTCGCTAATAGGATCCTCTAGAGGGAAAGACTCCGTCGAGGGCGGTTTTACCGAGTCTCGCGATGGACAGTCCATCCGCTTTTGTCGTGTACGTTCGAGAAATTGACGTACGGTACGCCACATGCGAACATTATGTGCAAAACGGCGGTTATGTTGCAATAGTGCCTCATGCAGGTAATGTTCCTCTTCCGGAACTTCCTTGTCAGAAACCACCAATAGCGCTTTACCGTTTTCGTTTACGGGCCCCGAAAGTAGACCGTAGATGGAGGAAGATCCCATCCATGATTCCATGGACAGTTCTTCTTCGGTGGAAgctgtggttgtggtggtgatggtagcCTTGGTACGGAAAGAGGTGACAGTGCTCATACTACCACCtccgctgctgcttctgctgctgctgttgctgctgctgccgtgaTGATTGTTCCGATCGATCTCCCTACCGATCCTGTCAATTGCCGCCATCGCAGATGTTGGTGAGGTAATGGCGGCGGTAGCAGTTAAAGCGGCAACGCTCGTTATGGAAATGCTCACCGGCACCTAAGGTAGTGGGATTTGGATTGGATAACGATTGTCACTGTGAGAAACGGTTCTAGGACAACAGAGGGGAAGACACAGGCACAGGCTCATGCCGCAATAGAATCTGTGTGAAGAGGCTTATTAggcagtagtagtggtagtagtagtagtagtagtagccgATAGCCAACGCAATTAACACGGGCAGTGGTAGTAGCTGAgggtagtagtagcagtagaaGTAGAGTATTCTAGCGCAAATTTTGTCGTTCAcaaagccaacagcagcacggTGATGGTGGCTTGTTTTTTCGTGGCAACAAACAACGCAACACATCCATGAAAAGAGATGGAGGGggggaaaacgaaaaaatataaGTCAAGCATTAATTTCATTCACGACCAGCAGCACCGTTTGGCATGCATTGCGCGGCGAGTCCGTGTTTTTTCCTCGTGTCcttttttggttcttttcaataatttcaaacaaacattccagAAGCAAGCCTTCGCAGCCCCTATTATGAGTCGCAAACATGTCACAGGCCCAAGCGCATACTCTGAGCCGTGTGGTGTCGGTTCGATTTATGTAGCTAACAGGTGGGCAGATAAGTCTTATTCCTAACCATAATAAAAGCATTTTCTGgccaattgtttttttttttcattcaacttCCGAGAGCAATGGACCGCTTTTAGTCCTCTGTAATAGTGATTATTTCATGATTGGACCTCAATTTCTTTCTAGCCAGGATTCTTTTTTTGGCATGCAATTAGGAAATAGTTGGTTTACTGTTGTTTCGTCCATAGTCACATATCGACACAAAAATTAGGGTTTAGTGTAGtttaaaagcttcaaaccGCCCATTCTTGTTTTTGATCGGTTGTGAGCTCACGCTGCATTCATTTCACAAAAACTTTCGCATGTCCAAATGTTCGTGAATCATTTCATACAAAATTTCCTTAGGTATTGTCAGAGCTTCTAGTGTTTTCATCCATCAAAAACCACCAAATTCATGTTTATCCATGATTTGGACAATATCAGAACAGCTATCAAAGACATGCATGGGTATTTTCAAGGTTGGCCaaaactgacaaaaaaaaaacaattattttattgtgccACAATCTATACATCAGGAGTACAACTTATCTACCGACCTGTTATTTGCAAACTCAAAAGG
This genomic window from Anopheles maculipalpis chromosome 2RL, idAnoMacuDA_375_x, whole genome shotgun sequence contains:
- the LOC126556743 gene encoding 5-oxoprolinase codes for the protein MDRGKYNFAIDRGGTFTDVLCITPDRTVRTLKLLSVDPANYPDAPTEGIRRILQQETGRALTVDGLIDTGLIGWVRMGTTVATNALLERAGDPVALVVNKGFRDLLQIGNQARPNIFQLNIQKPANLYKEVIEIDARLVPAQEGTCQLGEGSSSWRKLTGASEYTYLEMVPLDEDDLRTKLADVRETTGINSLAIVLAHSYACPEHELRVGRIAQELGFQHVTLSHQAMPMCRLVARGFTACAEAYLTPHVERYLDGFRSGFRDQLRGADVLFMQSDGGLTRMEHFRGARAILSGPAGGVVGYAVTGVRDAGEDPAPPLIGFDMGGTSTDVSRYAGTYEHVIESTTAGVTIQAPQLDINTVAAGGGSRLFFRSGLFVVGPESAGAHPGPTCYRKGGPLTVTDANLILGRLLPEYFPAIFGPNENEPLDYEATRAAFEELRAEINEHLATSGDDGGPLTLEQVAMGFVRVANEAMCRPIRALTQARGYDTSRHVLACFGGAGGQHACSIAKQLGMGRVVLHKYAGILSAYGMALADVVHETQEPCGLELCPDNRAALKERLHVLSARCVEQLEAQGFSLADEGSITLEPYLHLRYEGTDCALMCAPDRVVENADHTVYGFGDFGRTFRERYKSEFGFVLEGRRILVDDIRVRGCGRASLFTEPDIPDATGPIYPEKTTVAYFEEGSGHEVAGRLVTPVYDCAKLRYGHRIDGPAIIIDRLSTIVIEPGSRAIVTRRGDLTIEIGTGNNRPKVDERLDAVQLSIFNHRFMSIAEQMGRVLQRTSISTNIKERLDFSCALFGPDGGLVSNAPHIPVHLGAMQETVQYQLRRRGGTLKPGDVLLSNHPQAGGSHLPDLTVITPVFTEGEPNPVFFVASRGHHADIGGITPGSMPPHSTSLDQEGAAFKSFLLVDGGVFQEEAIIERLTRPAVGSGAPGTRNLSDNLSDLRAQIAANQKGIQLVSELIDAYGLSVVQAYMGHMQQNAELAVRDMLKTIGKETRERTGMSVLEAEQHMDDGTPIRLVVRIDEEQGSAVCDFSGTGPEVSGNCNAPRAITLSALIYCLRCMVGHDVPLNQGCLAPIEVIIPPGSILDPSEGAAVVGGNVLTSQRVVDTVFAAFGTCAASQGCMNNVTIGDEGWGYYETVAGGSGAGPGWHGTGGVHTHMTNTRITDPEILELRYPIILRRFTLRDDDSGGAGRFHGGAGVHRELLFRKPMTLSVLTERRTLRPYGVAGGSPGKPGLNLLIRAGPRPGQPGHRAVNIGGKTAVQVGPGDVFSMKTPGGGGYGEPEDEDGPELRLGTQRQQRQEAAAAAIASVGSSKAFMERGSVYEYRMAQESV